The following DNA comes from Pseudomonas sp. Tri1.
GATCATCACCAGCCTGCCGACGATCCAATTCTCGGGGCTGATCGTGCCGCGCTCGTCCCTGGAAGGCGCCGCATCGGTGATGGGCCAGTTGTTTCCCGCCGGTTATTTCCTGGACATCGCCGTCGGCACCTTCACCAAGGCCCTGGATCTGCGCCAGCTGTGGCCGCAATGCCTGGCGTTGTTCGGGTTTTTCCTGGGGTTCACCGGGCTCAGCCTGGTCATGCTGAAAAAGCAGGAGGCCTGATGCACACGCTCTCACATATCTGGCGTCTTGGGCTCAAGGAACTGACCAGCCTGCGCTACGACTCCGTCCTGCTGCTGTTTCTGGGCTATGCCTTTACCGTGGCGATCTACATGCCGGCCGCGGGCTCGGTGATCGGTGTCCACAACGCCAGCGTGGCGATAGTGGATGAAGACCAGAGCCACCTGTCACGCCAACTGGCTCAGGTCCTGCAACCGCCGGAGTTCCAGAACCCAGTGGCGCTGCCTTATGCCGAGCTGGACAAGGTCATGGACAGTGGCCGCTACACCTTTGTCATTAACGTGCCCGCCAACTTCCAGGCCGACCTGCTCGCCGGACGCGAACCGGCGCTGCAACTGAACGTCGATGCCACGGCCATGAGCCAGGCCTTCATGGGCGCCGGCTACATCGGACGGATTTTCCAGCAGGAACTGCTGACCTACAGCGGCCAGGCACAAGCGACCGAACAGCCCCCCGTGAGGCTGACCACCCGCTCGCTGTTCAACACCAACCTTGAGGGCGGGTGGTTTCTGGCAGTGATCCAGATCGTCAACAACATCACGATCCTGGCCATTATCCTGACCGGCACCGCATTGCTGCGCGAACGCGAGCACGGCACCCTCGATCACCTGCTGGTGCTGCCGCTGACGGCGCTGGAAATCATGCTGGCGAAAATCTGGAGCAACCTGTTGGTGGTGGTGCTGTGTACCTGGGCGTCGCTGGAAATCATCGTCAAGTTCGCGCTGGGGGTGCCGCTCGCCGGCTCCATGCTGCTCTTCCTGCTGGTGACCGCGCTCTACCTGTTCGCCAGTACCGCCCTGGGCATCTTTCTCGCCACCCTGGCCCGTTCGACACCACAATTCGGCTTGCTGGCGATCCC
Coding sequences within:
- a CDS encoding ABC transporter permease gives rise to the protein MHTLSHIWRLGLKELTSLRYDSVLLLFLGYAFTVAIYMPAAGSVIGVHNASVAIVDEDQSHLSRQLAQVLQPPEFQNPVALPYAELDKVMDSGRYTFVINVPANFQADLLAGREPALQLNVDATAMSQAFMGAGYIGRIFQQELLTYSGQAQATEQPPVRLTTRSLFNTNLEGGWFLAVIQIVNNITILAIILTGTALLREREHGTLDHLLVLPLTALEIMLAKIWSNLLVVVLCTWASLEIIVKFALGVPLAGSMLLFLLVTALYLFASTALGIFLATLARSTPQFGLLAIPVIIPMLLLSGGSTPLDSMPQWLQWVMQGSPSTHFVSLSAAILFRDAGVAVVWPDMLALAAIGLLFFAIALGRFRKSLAS